The following proteins come from a genomic window of Campylobacter concisus:
- a CDS encoding thioesterase translates to MAEENIYDVKDESQIILPEDENPLRNEIKTAPLTKLNFSGTAFLLEKNHAKTRFFTTDDMVCDTEGLIHSGFIFMGANHAALLAINEEFCVSIGARINFFGPLKLGDVVEFDAQARFEESRKREVKVLGYVKDIKIFEGIFQLVTLEEHIFLAQQKNIQKEAAIRQKKEREEAKDNS, encoded by the coding sequence ATGGCAGAAGAAAATATTTATGATGTAAAAGATGAATCGCAAATAATCTTACCAGAAGATGAAAATCCACTAAGAAATGAGATCAAAACCGCTCCACTTACAAAGCTAAATTTTAGTGGAACGGCATTTTTGCTTGAAAAAAATCACGCAAAGACTAGATTTTTTACTACAGATGATATGGTGTGCGATACTGAGGGGCTTATTCATAGCGGATTTATTTTTATGGGTGCAAATCATGCCGCGCTTTTAGCTATTAATGAAGAATTTTGCGTTAGTATCGGGGCTAGGATAAATTTCTTTGGGCCACTAAAGCTTGGTGACGTGGTGGAATTTGACGCGCAAGCAAGATTTGAAGAGAGCAGAAAAAGAGAAGTGAAAGTACTTGGATATGTTAAAGATATAAAAATTTTTGAAGGAATATTTCAACTTGTCACACTTGAAGAGCATATCTTCTTGGCTCAACAAAAAAATATCCAAAAAGAAGCTGCTATAAGGCAGAAAAAAGAACGAGAAGAAGCTAAAGATAATAGCTAA
- a CDS encoding M28 family peptidase — translation MSKSEILKKFETLAAIPHCSYETDKMRDFLASYAKDKGCEVAVDSFGNIHAFKGKPKICLQSHYDMVCMGDAPKIEIVYGDDGYMRAKNSSLGADNGIGVAIMMQMISEFDDIECLFTNNEEVGMIGATGFSGDLKADKLLNLDSEEDDRVTIGCAGGVNLFATISLNSKKTKESTLYEVKVSGLPGGHSGNEIHKNIPNAIKILAAFVTKNGCKLVKFEGGERSNSIPSGATALVLSDKELKSECENLSVKKLGMGDEILENGEKILALINSFSQGARAYNCELGIPQDSVNLSLAKIKDDGTLEVEFFARSMSKDGLNRMEFEISELAKAVGFNVISKDRNPAWKPINDKFANDILEELKIYKPNARITAVHAGLECGVLLEKKAGLSACSIGPNIYSPHSTREHCEVASALFIEKVVRGIVKKYNS, via the coding sequence ATGTCAAAGAGTGAAATTTTAAAGAAATTTGAGACACTTGCTGCGATACCACACTGCAGTTATGAGACTGATAAGATGCGTGATTTTCTAGCTAGCTATGCAAAAGATAAGGGCTGTGAGGTCGCGGTCGATAGCTTTGGCAACATTCACGCGTTTAAAGGCAAGCCAAAAATTTGCTTACAAAGCCACTACGATATGGTCTGTATGGGCGATGCTCCAAAGATCGAGATAGTTTATGGCGATGATGGCTACATGAGGGCTAAAAACTCATCTTTAGGCGCGGATAACGGCATAGGCGTGGCTATCATGATGCAGATGATAAGCGAATTTGACGACATAGAGTGCCTCTTTACAAATAACGAAGAAGTCGGCATGATCGGAGCCACTGGCTTTAGTGGCGATCTCAAAGCCGATAAGCTTTTAAATTTAGATAGTGAAGAGGACGATAGAGTCACTATCGGCTGCGCTGGTGGTGTAAATTTATTTGCCACTATCTCGCTTAATAGCAAAAAAACAAAAGAGAGCACGCTTTATGAAGTAAAAGTAAGTGGGCTTCCTGGCGGACACTCTGGCAACGAGATACATAAAAATATCCCAAATGCGATCAAGATTTTGGCGGCATTTGTGACTAAAAATGGCTGTAAGCTTGTCAAATTTGAAGGTGGCGAGCGAAGCAACTCTATCCCAAGCGGCGCAACTGCACTGGTTCTAAGCGATAAAGAGCTAAAAAGTGAGTGTGAAAATTTAAGCGTGAAAAAGCTTGGCATGGGAGATGAAATTTTAGAAAATGGCGAGAAAATTTTAGCACTAATCAATTCATTTTCACAAGGCGCAAGGGCCTATAACTGCGAGCTAGGCATACCGCAAGATAGCGTCAATCTCTCACTTGCAAAGATCAAAGATGATGGCACACTTGAAGTGGAGTTTTTCGCTAGATCTATGAGCAAAGACGGGCTAAATAGAATGGAATTTGAAATTTCAGAGCTTGCAAAAGCGGTTGGCTTTAACGTCATTAGTAAAGACAGAAACCCGGCTTGGAAACCTATAAATGATAAATTTGCAAACGATATTTTAGAAGAGCTTAAAATTTATAAGCCAAATGCAAGGATAACAGCCGTGCATGCTGGACTTGAGTGTGGAGTGCTTTTGGAGAAAAAAGCAGGTCTTAGCGCATGTTCTATTGGACCAAATATCTACTCACCTCACTCTACAAGAGAGCACTGCGAAGTAGCTTCTGCGCTTTTTATAGAAAAAGTAGTTCGCGGTATAGTTAAAAAATATAACTCATAA
- a CDS encoding tetraacyldisaccharide 4'-kinase translates to MFKKLNIFLHAWANDYFFRPNLFQILLAFLLLPLSFIYFLIVIFKKFTARKIDFGIKVISVGNLTLGGSGKTPLCVAIAKNYEGAFIILRGYKRKSKGMQVVARNGGILLDVAASGDEAMIYATSLKNANVIVSENRKVAIKYAKTHGAKYILLDDGFSKFDIAKFDILVRPNPEPRLKFCLPSGAYRYPFSFYKFADFVAIEGQTHFRKSEILNKSEKMVLVTAIANPARLEAFFSECVGQVFFPDHYDFSKEELSEILQSYAATSLLMTQKDYVKAKDFGLPISLITLEVTLSEEFKKVLAQQI, encoded by the coding sequence GTGTTTAAGAAATTAAATATTTTCTTGCATGCTTGGGCGAACGATTACTTCTTTCGCCCAAATTTATTTCAAATTTTACTAGCATTTTTACTTTTGCCATTAAGTTTTATCTATTTTCTTATTGTTATTTTTAAGAAATTTACTGCTAGAAAAATAGACTTTGGCATAAAGGTAATAAGCGTTGGAAATTTGACCCTTGGAGGAAGCGGGAAGACTCCACTTTGCGTGGCAATTGCTAAAAATTACGAGGGCGCTTTTATCATTCTTAGAGGCTATAAAAGAAAAAGCAAAGGCATGCAAGTTGTCGCTCGAAATGGCGGAATTTTACTTGACGTAGCAGCAAGTGGCGATGAAGCGATGATATATGCTACAAGCCTTAAAAACGCAAATGTAATAGTAAGCGAAAATAGGAAAGTAGCCATAAAGTACGCCAAAACCCATGGCGCAAAGTATATTTTGCTAGATGATGGGTTTTCTAAATTTGACATAGCTAAATTTGACATATTAGTGCGTCCAAATCCTGAGCCAAGGCTAAAATTTTGCCTACCAAGTGGGGCTTATAGATATCCATTTAGCTTTTATAAATTTGCTGATTTTGTGGCGATTGAAGGGCAAACTCACTTTAGAAAGAGTGAAATTTTAAATAAAAGTGAAAAAATGGTGCTAGTTACCGCTATAGCAAACCCAGCCCGCCTTGAAGCATTTTTTAGCGAGTGCGTGGGACAGGTATTTTTCCCTGATCACTACGACTTTTCAAAAGAAGAGCTAAGTGAAATTTTGCAAAGTTACGCTGCCACCTCGCTTTTGATGACGCAAAAGGACTATGTAAAGGCAAAGGACTTTGGTTTGCCAATTTCGCTTATCACGCTTGAAGTTACGCTAAGCGAGGAGTTTAAAAAGGTTTTGGCGCAGCAAATTTAA
- a CDS encoding major outer membrane protein, translating to MKLTKVSLAALVALGAFSSVASATPLEEAIKNVDLSGFARYRYTNDNRDRKADTKAATNDTASHAFRMQTSFKAAIDDNFFGVLTLRYAATDGSGDNNEKRDANGGIIDGTDKTNTTNSFGVYEMYLGYKVSNTTITAGKQLIKTFYDDGDIAATGLKAVSTDVSGLTLTAAAYDAIENNSNEVDGPFLKEVTDGTKFHDAPANLYYLGAVGSYDPVSFKAAIANLQEIATLYGAEAAFSFNVTDDINLNLKGQYVYSDSDHKKVADADFWAVQAGTKLFGAKFNAGYLEFDAKNKDNDARNSGKIAFTSIDANGQLINPTKILNGVMSGGSQYYNNIKGDNDYWFVNAGYDIDKFGFGAGYTQGKGTSYALDKERAKRNEWYTQASYKYSKKLNFLTWYAAAKDKKDSESFKQNRIRFEAKYSF from the coding sequence ATGAAACTTACAAAAGTTAGCTTAGCTGCTTTGGTTGCTTTAGGTGCATTTTCAAGCGTTGCAAGTGCAACTCCACTTGAAGAAGCTATAAAAAATGTAGATCTTTCAGGATTCGCAAGATATCGTTATACAAATGATAACCGTGATAGAAAAGCTGATACAAAAGCTGCTACAAACGATACAGCTAGTCATGCATTTAGAATGCAAACATCATTTAAAGCTGCAATTGATGATAACTTCTTTGGCGTTTTAACACTAAGATATGCTGCTACAGATGGTTCTGGTGACAACAATGAAAAAAGAGACGCCAATGGAGGAATAATTGATGGTACAGATAAAACAAATACAACAAATTCTTTTGGTGTATATGAGATGTATCTAGGATACAAAGTATCTAACACTACTATTACAGCTGGTAAACAACTTATCAAAACTTTCTATGATGATGGTGATATAGCAGCTACTGGTCTAAAAGCGGTAAGTACAGATGTGTCTGGTCTTACTTTAACAGCTGCTGCTTATGATGCCATAGAAAACAATAGTAACGAAGTAGATGGACCTTTCCTAAAAGAAGTAACGGATGGTACAAAATTCCATGACGCTCCTGCTAATCTTTATTATTTAGGTGCAGTTGGTAGCTACGACCCAGTATCATTTAAGGCTGCAATTGCTAACCTACAAGAAATTGCTACACTTTATGGTGCTGAGGCAGCATTTAGTTTTAATGTAACCGACGATATAAACCTAAACCTAAAAGGTCAATATGTTTATAGCGATTCAGATCACAAAAAAGTAGCTGATGCTGATTTTTGGGCTGTTCAAGCTGGAACAAAACTATTTGGTGCCAAATTTAATGCTGGCTACTTAGAATTTGACGCTAAAAATAAAGATAATGATGCTAGAAATAGTGGTAAAATCGCATTTACATCAATTGATGCAAATGGTCAGCTAATCAACCCAACTAAAATATTAAATGGTGTAATGTCTGGTGGATCACAATACTACAATAATATCAAAGGTGACAACGATTACTGGTTTGTTAATGCTGGATATGATATAGATAAATTTGGTTTTGGTGCTGGTTATACTCAAGGTAAAGGCACAAGCTATGCTCTTGATAAAGAGAGAGCAAAAAGAAATGAGTGGTATACACAAGCTAGCTACAAATATAGCAAAAAACTTAATTTCCTAACTTGGTATGCAGCTGCTAAAGATAAAAAAGATAGCGAAAGCTTTAAACAAAATCGTATAAGATTTGAAGCAAAATATAGCTTCTAA
- the cutA gene encoding divalent-cation tolerance protein CutA, whose product MRILITSVAKKKEAKKLSKKLVKNGLAACVSSFSVKSLYLWQEKLCDEKEQILLIKTDVKFKKVANFIRKHHSYETPEILALKPKEIFKKYENWIQKSTKKGKK is encoded by the coding sequence ATGAGAATTTTAATCACCTCAGTCGCAAAGAAAAAAGAGGCAAAAAAACTAAGCAAAAAGCTAGTGAAAAATGGACTTGCGGCTTGTGTGAGTAGTTTTAGCGTAAAAAGTCTTTATCTTTGGCAAGAGAAGCTTTGCGATGAAAAAGAGCAAATTTTACTCATAAAAACGGACGTGAAATTTAAAAAGGTGGCTAATTTTATAAGAAAGCACCACAGCTACGAAACCCCAGAAATTTTGGCACTTAAGCCAAAAGAGATCTTTAAAAAATATGAAAATTGGATACAAAAATCAACCAAAAAAGGCAAAAAATGA
- a CDS encoding transglutaminase-like domain-containing protein, giving the protein MQRRDFFKFGGLLGAASLLPNVSLASDEPASPVIRNFDVNFKHQLLEKGKSSRIWLPLPLSTTYQQLTKDYVINTTAKNVYISDTLVPTMYADFEENEPRPILNVQFKIQTTERNTDFSKVNYDPNEKVDPAVLEFLKPTSHIPTDGVVRAKALDIVGNLKGDLERAKAIYTWVANTMQRDNSILGCGTGDVRAILESGKLVGKCTDINSVFVGLCRSVGIPAREIFGIRVGQSRFSDQMGSAKDGVAKISGGQHCRAEFYLKGYGWIPVDPADVTKVRLGEKLTNDDAKIVAVRDYCFGNWEMCWIGFNYGRDFILKPTPEQTPLNNFGYPYAEIDGNTQNYYSPKEFSYDYVSTELK; this is encoded by the coding sequence ATGCAAAGAAGAGATTTTTTTAAATTCGGCGGTCTTTTAGGTGCAGCTAGTCTGCTTCCAAATGTTAGTTTAGCTAGCGATGAGCCAGCAAGCCCAGTAATCAGAAATTTTGATGTAAATTTTAAACACCAGCTGCTTGAAAAAGGCAAGAGCTCAAGAATTTGGTTGCCACTTCCACTAAGCACCACTTATCAGCAACTAACCAAAGACTACGTCATAAACACAACCGCTAAAAATGTTTATATTTCAGATACTCTTGTACCAACGATGTATGCTGATTTTGAAGAAAATGAGCCAAGACCTATTCTAAATGTGCAGTTTAAAATCCAAACAACAGAGAGAAATACTGACTTTAGCAAGGTAAATTACGATCCAAATGAGAAGGTCGACCCTGCAGTTTTAGAGTTTTTAAAACCAACCTCACACATCCCAACTGACGGAGTCGTAAGAGCAAAGGCACTAGATATAGTTGGAAACTTAAAAGGTGACTTGGAACGTGCAAAAGCGATCTACACATGGGTTGCAAACACTATGCAGCGCGATAACAGTATCCTAGGATGTGGCACAGGCGACGTTAGAGCAATACTAGAAAGCGGAAAACTAGTGGGCAAATGCACCGACATAAACTCTGTTTTTGTGGGACTTTGCAGATCAGTTGGTATCCCAGCTAGAGAAATTTTTGGAATTAGAGTTGGTCAGTCTAGATTTTCAGATCAGATGGGTAGCGCAAAAGATGGCGTAGCTAAAATTTCAGGCGGACAGCACTGCAGGGCTGAGTTTTACTTAAAAGGATATGGTTGGATACCAGTTGATCCAGCAGACGTTACAAAGGTAAGACTTGGCGAGAAATTAACAAACGATGACGCTAAGATCGTAGCTGTTAGGGATTATTGCTTTGGCAACTGGGAGATGTGCTGGATAGGCTTTAACTACGGACGTGACTTTATCTTAAAGCCAACTCCAGAGCAAACTCCGCTAAATAACTTTGGCTATCCATACGCTGAAATTGATGGCAACACACAAAATTATTATTCGCCAAAAGAATTTAGCTACGACTACGTCTCAACCGAGCTAAAATGA
- a CDS encoding MBL fold metallo-hydrolase, with amino-acid sequence MRVIHKSFGDFGTNCYIVTKNDSSLVIDPGDGAKEWVLQNAKNLKAILCTHGHFDHIFDAGKLKDELEIPVYINKFDAFMCESDIFGYMKSTFTPDVLVEDDENFNIDDFFIKFHHFPGHTPGCSMIEIDDTMFSGDFLFKGSIGRWDFPFSDKNEMLKSLGKCKNLKGNFTLYPGHGESSTLKVEQNNIDYWIDIVKNS; translated from the coding sequence ATGAGAGTAATACACAAAAGTTTTGGAGATTTTGGCACTAATTGTTACATAGTTACAAAAAATGATTCATCTTTAGTGATAGATCCGGGAGACGGGGCAAAAGAATGGGTTTTGCAAAATGCTAAAAATTTAAAAGCTATCCTTTGTACTCATGGGCATTTTGATCATATTTTTGATGCTGGTAAATTAAAAGATGAGCTAGAAATTCCAGTTTATATTAATAAATTTGATGCTTTCATGTGTGAGAGTGATATTTTTGGTTATATGAAAAGTACTTTTACTCCAGATGTTTTGGTTGAAGATGATGAAAATTTTAACATTGATGATTTTTTCATCAAATTTCATCATTTTCCAGGACATACACCAGGCTGCTCGATGATAGAGATAGATGACACGATGTTTAGTGGAGATTTTTTATTTAAAGGAAGCATAGGACGCTGGGATTTTCCTTTTTCAGATAAAAATGAAATGTTAAAAAGTCTAGGAAAATGTAAAAATTTAAAAGGTAACTTCACGCTTTATCCAGGGCACGGAGAAAGTAGTACACTAAAGGTCGAGCAAAATAATATTGATTATTGGATAGATATAGTAAAAAATAGCTAA
- the cmoB gene encoding tRNA 5-methoxyuridine(34)/uridine 5-oxyacetic acid(34) synthase CmoB, producing MNLSKFNEQQKQIFNRIENLSNFDCELELKDSVNVKFKNLHQAGKDEIYDLALSLKPWRKGPFGLDDIYIDSEWQSFVKFNILAPHLNLASKCVADVGCNNGYYMFKMLEYGPKSITGFDPSVHTYLQFAFLNKFIRSNIAYELLGVESLPEFGAKFDTIFCLGVIYHRSDPIKMLKELKTALNPGGELFLDTMYIDMDGDFVLSPKDRYSKIPNIYFVPTLSVLQNWCERAKFRDFTLLETKATDLNEQRKTQWIDGESLGNFLDPDDNTKTIEGYPAPKRAYVRVKI from the coding sequence GTGAATCTTAGTAAATTTAATGAGCAGCAAAAGCAAATTTTTAATAGGATAGAAAATTTATCAAATTTTGACTGCGAGCTTGAGCTAAAAGATAGTGTAAATGTGAAATTTAAGAATTTGCATCAAGCTGGAAAAGATGAAATTTATGATCTGGCCCTTAGCCTAAAGCCTTGGCGAAAAGGGCCATTTGGGCTTGATGATATATATATAGATAGCGAGTGGCAAAGTTTTGTTAAATTTAATATCTTAGCTCCTCATCTAAATTTAGCTAGCAAGTGCGTGGCTGATGTTGGTTGCAATAATGGGTATTATATGTTTAAGATGCTTGAGTACGGTCCAAAAAGCATAACTGGCTTTGATCCTAGCGTGCATACATATTTGCAGTTTGCTTTTTTAAATAAATTTATCCGCTCAAATATCGCTTACGAGCTTCTTGGGGTAGAGAGCTTGCCAGAGTTTGGAGCAAAATTTGACACCATTTTTTGCCTTGGCGTGATATATCATAGAAGCGATCCTATAAAAATGCTAAAAGAGCTAAAAACTGCGCTAAATCCTGGCGGTGAGCTATTTTTAGATACTATGTATATAGATATGGATGGTGACTTTGTGCTAAGCCCAAAAGATAGATACTCAAAAATTCCAAATATCTACTTTGTGCCAACACTCTCAGTACTTCAAAATTGGTGCGAGAGAGCTAAATTTAGGGATTTTACCTTACTTGAAACAAAGGCGACTGATCTAAATGAGCAGCGAAAAACGCAGTGGATAGACGGCGAGAGTCTTGGAAATTTCTTAGATCCAGACGATAATACAAAGACCATCGAGGGCTACCCAGCACCAAAAAGAGCATATGTTAGAGTTAAAATTTAA
- a CDS encoding NAD+ synthase — protein MKEYQKIEETLVFSLRDKTKDKNLLLGVSGGIDSAVVATLCARAKPNETHALIMPTASSNRQNMDDALNLCEKLNIKYKVLSIDGILNAFYETIDVNLSNLRKGNLAARVRMSLLYDYSSSINALVIGTSNKSELMLGYGTIFGDLACAINPIGELYKSEIFEFAKHLGVDKNFINKAPSADLWDGQSDEGDIGYSYAVIDEILENLENNKEQVIKKFGLKAVSDIENRVVSNRFKRQMPLIVKI, from the coding sequence ATGAAGGAGTATCAAAAAATCGAAGAAACTTTAGTTTTTAGCTTAAGAGATAAAACTAAAGATAAAAATTTGTTGTTGGGTGTTAGTGGAGGTATTGATTCTGCTGTGGTAGCGACTTTGTGTGCAAGAGCAAAACCAAATGAAACTCATGCACTCATCATGCCAACAGCATCATCAAACAGACAAAACATGGACGATGCCTTAAATTTATGCGAAAAACTAAACATAAAATATAAGGTTTTATCCATAGATGGCATTTTAAATGCCTTTTATGAAACGATAGATGTAAATTTAAGCAATTTAAGAAAAGGGAATTTAGCAGCTAGAGTTAGAATGAGCTTGCTTTATGATTATTCATCTAGTATAAACGCTCTAGTTATCGGAACAAGCAACAAAAGTGAGCTTATGCTCGGATACGGTACGATATTTGGGGATTTAGCATGTGCGATAAATCCTATCGGAGAGCTTTACAAAAGTGAAATTTTTGAATTTGCAAAACATCTTGGGGTTGATAAAAATTTTATCAACAAAGCACCTTCGGCTGATTTGTGGGATGGACAAAGTGACGAAGGCGACATAGGTTACAGTTATGCTGTTATTGATGAGATTTTAGAAAATTTAGAAAATAACAAGGAGCAAGTCATCAAAAAGTTCGGATTAAAAGCAGTATCGGATATAGAAAATAGAGTTGTTTCAAACAGGTTTAAACGACAAATGCCGTTGATAGTGAAAATTTAA
- a CDS encoding DegT/DnrJ/EryC1/StrS family aminotransferase gives MREIPFYRPTITERESELIEEALHSENTTNIVARFEEKLKEYFGAKFVVTTNNIAAAHHLALSALDTKRGDKVICSINAFPSIAQAVRHFDAEPIFVDVDEEDFNICPDALEKVLKEQNHKKLKCAFISHIAGQSARMDEITAICEKYSVKILDDANRGMGLTYNGKKVGSDSFLSCFQTHSRVQNPISTVGFFTTNDEEIYKRAKLLRNYALVNGIDKFGSLSYIYDVVDIGLKYDINSINAAFSIAQLERTDKLIRRRQEIAKIYDKELGECHNITIPVKKREHIYTQYIIKINKNRDGFARELLEHGIHTSLHYIPIHLLSYYKNKYSLKVNDFPNALKNYQQVLSLPIYHSLSDEEVQYICNKVKEISKTRV, from the coding sequence ATGAGAGAGATTCCGTTTTATAGACCAACTATCACTGAGCGTGAAAGTGAGCTTATTGAAGAGGCTTTGCACTCTGAAAATACTACTAATATCGTTGCTAGATTTGAAGAAAAGTTAAAAGAGTATTTTGGTGCAAAATTTGTAGTTACCACAAATAATATCGCAGCCGCACATCACTTGGCGCTAAGCGCGCTTGACACTAAACGCGGAGATAAGGTCATTTGCTCCATAAATGCCTTTCCTAGCATTGCACAAGCTGTTAGACATTTTGATGCTGAACCTATTTTTGTGGATGTTGATGAAGAAGATTTTAACATCTGCCCAGATGCCCTTGAGAAAGTACTAAAAGAGCAAAATCATAAAAAATTAAAATGTGCTTTTATCTCTCATATCGCAGGTCAAAGTGCCAGGATGGACGAAATAACAGCGATTTGTGAGAAATATAGTGTAAAAATTTTAGATGATGCAAACCGTGGTATGGGACTAACATACAATGGCAAAAAAGTTGGCTCAGACTCCTTTTTATCGTGCTTTCAAACACACTCTCGTGTGCAAAACCCTATATCAACGGTTGGATTTTTTACGACAAATGATGAGGAAATTTATAAAAGAGCAAAACTACTTCGCAACTATGCCCTTGTAAATGGCATTGATAAATTCGGTAGCTTGAGTTATATTTATGATGTCGTAGATATTGGCTTAAAGTATGATATAAACTCGATAAATGCAGCATTTTCTATTGCGCAGCTAGAAAGAACAGATAAGCTCATACGAAGAAGACAAGAGATCGCAAAAATTTATGATAAAGAGCTTGGCGAGTGCCACAATATAACAATCCCTGTTAAAAAACGTGAGCACATTTACACTCAGTATATTATTAAGATAAATAAAAATCGTGACGGCTTTGCTAGAGAGCTTTTGGAACACGGCATTCACACATCATTGCACTACATACCGATACATTTACTAAGCTATTACAAAAACAAATACTCGCTTAAAGTAAATGATTTTCCAAATGCTTTAAAAAATTATCAGCAAGTGTTGTCACTGCCTATTTATCATAGTTTGAGTGACGAAGAGGTGCAATACATCTGCAATAAAGTAAAAGAAATTTCTAAAACTCGTGTTTAA
- a CDS encoding dihydroorotase, translated as MRIAIINGTIVNSDEKFKANILIENGKIAKIGSEKFEADKVIDATNKLVMPGLIDMHVHFRDPGQEYKDDIISGSEAAVAGGVTTCLCMANTNPVNDNASITRAMIEKAKNCGLIDLLPIAAISKGLGGNEIVEMGDLIEAGAVAFSDDGLPVTSSSVMRAALEYSSMFNSFCISHSEDCSLCRQGVMHEGKVSAILGLRGMAREKEEIAVSRDMLLAKLTKAHIHIAHVSSEYSLKIIEMGKKEGINITCEATPHHFSFSDDEILKNAYDTNFKMSPPLREISDVKAVRDALKSGLIDVIATDHAPHHTDEKIVEFDKAPFGIIGLQTLVPLTLKLVNEGVISLERMVELTSTNAAKMLNLKDKGKLAEGMLADIAVIDPEIEYIYDEKINRSKSVNSPLFGKKLKGAATTTIKSGKIVYEFGK; from the coding sequence ATGAGAATAGCAATAATTAACGGCACTATCGTAAATAGCGACGAGAAATTTAAGGCAAATATCCTAATAGAAAACGGCAAAATAGCCAAAATCGGAAGTGAGAAATTTGAGGCTGATAAGGTCATAGACGCTACAAATAAGCTCGTCATGCCAGGACTTATCGACATGCATGTGCATTTTCGCGATCCTGGTCAAGAGTATAAAGATGACATCATCTCGGGCTCCGAAGCGGCTGTGGCTGGAGGAGTGACCACCTGCCTTTGCATGGCTAATACAAACCCAGTAAACGACAACGCTTCAATCACAAGAGCGATGATAGAAAAGGCTAAAAACTGCGGACTGATCGATCTTTTGCCAATCGCAGCCATTAGCAAAGGACTTGGTGGCAACGAGATCGTTGAAATGGGCGATCTTATAGAAGCTGGCGCAGTTGCATTTAGTGATGACGGCCTACCAGTGACTAGCTCAAGCGTGATGAGAGCGGCGCTTGAGTACTCAAGCATGTTTAATAGCTTTTGTATAAGCCACTCAGAGGACTGCTCGCTTTGCAGGCAGGGCGTCATGCACGAGGGCAAGGTCTCAGCCATACTTGGACTTCGTGGTATGGCGAGAGAGAAAGAGGAGATCGCAGTGAGCCGTGATATGCTGCTCGCAAAGCTCACTAAAGCGCACATCCACATCGCTCACGTAAGCTCAGAGTACTCGCTAAAGATCATCGAAATGGGTAAAAAAGAGGGCATAAACATCACTTGCGAGGCGACACCTCACCACTTTAGCTTTAGCGACGATGAAATTTTGAAAAATGCCTACGATACAAATTTCAAAATGTCGCCGCCACTTCGCGAGATAAGCGACGTAAAAGCGGTAAGAGATGCGCTAAAAAGCGGACTTATAGACGTTATCGCGACCGATCATGCCCCACACCATACGGACGAAAAGATAGTGGAATTTGACAAGGCGCCATTTGGCATCATCGGACTTCAAACCCTTGTGCCACTCACTCTTAAGCTCGTAAATGAGGGCGTTATAAGCCTAGAGCGCATGGTGGAGCTAACATCTACAAATGCAGCTAAGATGCTAAATTTAAAAGACAAAGGTAAGCTCGCAGAGGGCATGCTTGCTGACATCGCGGTGATAGACCCTGAGATCGAGTATATCTACGACGAGAAGATAAACCGCTCAAAATCGGTAAATTCTCCACTCTTTGGCAAAAAGCTAAAAGGGGCAGCGACTACCACGATAAAAAGTGGCAAGATCGTTTATGAGTTTGGAAAATAG
- a CDS encoding heavy-metal-associated domain-containing protein, translating into MRKILVLALLVAASYADKKIEISVPSMHCPLCTAIVRKAALSVDGVKKADVSLKERKAVVIADDKVDEKELLKAVDATGYKGEIK; encoded by the coding sequence ATGCGTAAAATTTTAGTTTTAGCCCTTTTAGTAGCTGCAAGCTACGCTGATAAAAAGATAGAAATTTCAGTACCTAGCATGCACTGTCCGCTTTGCACGGCGATTGTTAGAAAGGCTGCTCTTAGCGTTGATGGCGTAAAAAAGGCAGATGTATCGCTAAAAGAGCGAAAAGCTGTCGTTATAGCAGATGATAAGGTCGATGAAAAAGAGCTTTTAAAGGCGGTCGATGCAACCGGCTATAAGGGCGAGATAAAATAA